The region CACCAGGAGGTCTTCTCCGCACTCTTCCACAAGGTGCACGCGGCGGGCAGCGCCTCCCAGGACTCGGGGGTCGGGGGGGCCAGGGCTCCGAGGAGCCGCATGTCCTGCCCCGCTCACACCCCACCCTGCTGGGCCTCAGGCAGCTCCAGAGCCACACCCCGAGCCAACCCGGGTAGGGGACTGGAGAGGCGGAGCCTGGGGCGGGGACCCAGCAGGACAGGGTGGCTGCGTGGTCCTGGGCCTAGCAGCCCGGCCGCTGTGGGGTGGTCCGAGGGGACGCTGGGACGAGTGAGAGGCTGAGACGGAGCTGAGCTCCAGTCCAGCCCAGGTCCCGTCTTCCTTGAACCCGGCAGCTCTCAGCCAGGGGCCGGGGTCTGCAGAGGCCGTCCAAAAACAGCTGGAGACATTGGGCTGTCACCCTGGGCAGGGGCGCTTCCAGTGGGCGGGGACCAGGGAACCGCTAACACCCCACACGCTGTCCCCCGGCCCTGGTGTCACCAGCGCGCCCATCGGGGAGCCCTAACTCAGGCTCGTTACCGGGGCTCCCCttgtagctcagtaggtaaagactccacctgcaatgcagaagacttgggttcaattcctgggtgaggaagataccctggagaagggcatggcaacccgctccagtattcttgcctgggagatgcccgtggacggaggagcctggcagggcctacagtccatggggttgcagggttgggcacgaccgagcgactccaccaccaccacctggggCGCAGGGACCCTGGCGGGGAGGCCTGCGGGTGAGGCCCACCGACCCGCACTCCTCGCCCACCCCCAGGTGAGCTGCTCCCCCGCGTCTGCCCACCTGCTGTCTGTGCTGCAGGGCCTCCTGCACCTGGAGCCCAGCCTGCGCTCCAGCCAGCTGCTCTGGGAGGCCCTGGAGAGCCTGGTGAACCGGGCGGTGCTCCTGGCCACGGACGGTGAGCcggcggggctgggggaggagcacCGAGCCCGCAGCCCCAGCCTGCGTCCCCCTCCCCGAGCCCAGCCTGGTGGGCAGACAGGGCTCTCGGCCTGCGGGTGGAGGAGGCCATACTTGGCCCCTGACCGCATCCTAAGCCCGGATGTCCCCACCCCAGGCCAGGAGTGCACCCTGGAGGAGATGGTTGAACGCCTCCTGTCCATCAAGGGCCGGCCCCACCCCCGCTCCCTGGACAAGGCCCACAAGAGCACCCAGGCCGACTTTGGCCAAAGCCAAAGGGGCAGCTCCCCGCAAAACTCTGGCACCCCGACGGCAGACCTGGGGGGCCAGCAGCCAGCGGCGGCCCTCGGCAGCCCTCCCGTCGCCAGCGTCCAGGGCGAGCGTGGGCCGGCACCGCAGCCAACAGCCCCGGAGCCGCTggagcgccccccgcccccaccggcGCCCCCGCTCCCTGGCCCCACAACCGCGCCCCggccgccgccccctcccccacctccccctcccccgccgccgcccccgcccccgcccctgccgGGTATGAGGGCTGCATTCCCctcgcccccgccgcccccgccacccccactgCCTAACTCTGCTAGGACCATACCGCCCCCACCGCCCCTCCCGGGCCTGGGGGgcccgcccccacctcccccacctcccccacctcccctcccggGCCTGGGGGGCCCGCCCCCGCCGCCACCCCTGCCCGGGGTCTCTGGGCCCCCTACCGCGGGCAGCGTGGAGGAGATCATCGTGGCCCAGGTGGACGGCGGCCTGGGCTCGGCCTGGGTCCCCCGCCACCGGCGCGTGAACCCTCCCACCCTGCGCATGAAGAAGCTGAACTGGCAGAAGTTGCCATCCAGTGTGGCCCGCGGTGAGGCCCGGCCCCCACGGCTTTCCTCCTGGAGCAGGGGGCGGGGACAGGTCAGGGGTCGCCCCTCAGGCCCCTGTGCTCCCACACGCCCCCTGGAGGCTGGCAGGTCTCTGCTGCTGGGGCCCTGCACTGCGTGGGCCCAGGGGCTGGGCGTGCTGATGCGAGAGAAGGTCAAAGCCATGGGTGGCTAGAGGCCAGGTCACCGGCCAGCCTGGACACGGGGCCCTGGGcacccgcacgcacgcacacgaCATGGCATCAGCTGGAGGGCTTCTTTGGGCATTTATCAAGTGCCTGCTGTATGCTTGCCCTGGGCCGGGCCCTAGGCAGGGCACTCCTGCCAGCCCTCTAGGCCTGCACCAGCTGCCTCTGGACTTGGGGGTCAGGTGTGAGCCTGATTGGAGCCCCCTCACCCACAGAGGGCAGCTCCATGTGGGCAACGTTGAGCAGCCCCGACACCGAGGTGGTGGAGCCCGACTTCTCCAGCATCGAGCGGCTCTTCTCCTTTCCCACGGCCAAACCCAAGGAGCAGGCCGTGGCCCCGGCCAGGAAGGAGCCCAAGGAGGTAGGGATGGGGCCCGGGCTCAGACAGGGCTCCGTGGCCGCCCTCCAGGTACTGACGGGCTGGGGCTGTTTTACAGATCACTTTTCTGGACTCCAAGAAGAGCCTGAACCTCAACATCTTCCTGAAGCAGTTTAAATGGTGAGCATCCAGGATCTCGATGCCTGGATAAGAAGCCCAGCCTCTGCCTTGGCCCATCTTGGGCTCAGCAGTGCCCTCTGCAGGCCGCCCTGGGAAGTGCacaccccatccctgggactgcAGTCAGTCAGATAATAGCAGCAAAGGATTTCTGCTGGGGGCCCTGAAGACCATCAGTCCAGCCTCCCTAGGGAATATGAGACCCAAAGAGTGGCAGGGATCCTCTAAAGCCACAGACGGATGGTGGCAGCGGCAGGCCAAGGACctggccctgcctccctgccctgaGTGCTTCCTAGCGGCAGGTGCCCTGCCCAGGAGCTCACTGGGTACCGCTGAGCCTTTACCCTGTGTCCTGAGCAGCCCCCTGGAAGGAGGCAGGGGGCGCTCGGGCAGCTGGGGAGTGCGTCATTCAGCCGTGACCTGGGCAGGTGGCCTGCCTTCTCTGTGCCCTGAGACTCCCTAGGTGGAGGGAGAAAGCCTGCTGTGACCGGCGTGGGGCTGTGGGCCCAGGGCCATCCCAGGCAGGCAGGGTCCCAGGAGGCTGAGGACCATGGCTCGTGCCGTCCTCGGCCACCCCCACCCTCTTGCCCCTCCAGCTCCAACGAGGAGGTCACCGCCATGATCCGGGCTGGGGACAGCACCAAGTTTGACGTGGAGGTCCTCAAGCAGCTCCTCAAGCTTCTTCCGGAGAAGCACGAGGTGAGTAAGCGGGGCGACAGGTGAGCCCGGGCCCCTCCATGCAGAGCTGCTCCTGTGAGCGGGCTGCAGCGAGCACACGTGGGTGCCTCCCGCAGATCGAGAACCTGCGCTCCTTCACGGAGGATCAGGCCAGGCTCGCCAGCGCCGACCAGTTCTACCTCCTCCTGCTGAACATCCCCTGGTCAGCTGGTAGCCCCCGGGATGGGCAGGGGTCGAGGGCGGCAGCTGGGCCTGGGCCCGGAGCAGACGGCAGGGCTGTGCAGACCCCTCCCTGGGGTTCCATGAAGGGTGGGGGCTGACATCTCTGATGCAGCCCCCAGCCTCGGGGCCCTCTAAGGGGCCCTGTGGGGTCCAGCCCTTCCTCCAGGCCAGGGACGtcgtgggggtgggtggtgggcagAGCTCCGTGGCCTCCTGCAGGCCGGCCCAGGCCCTCCTGTGTGATCCCTCTGCTCTAGGAGGGGACTGTCCCACAGAGGGCGACTGCCCTTGTCCTCGGCACCTGGGGGCTTGTCCAAAGTGCTCTTGCTGAGCCCTCCCGGTCCTGCCAGATCCCATCTGGGGCCTGGCCCGGGAATGTGCATGTTAAACCAGGCCAGGCCATGAGACCCCCGGCAGCTCCGAGCTGAGAGGACCCTGCGGGTCCCAGGCAGGTGGATGGGGGCCACTGGAGCCTGAACTCCTGCTCTGCCGCCCCAGCTACCAGCTTCGGATCGAGTGCATGCTGCTGTGTGAGGGCACGGCCGTCGTGCTGGACATGGTGCGGCCTAAGGCCCAGCTGCTGCTCGCCGCCTGTGAGAGTGAGTGCAGATGCGGGGCTGGGCGGGCTGGCCCTGGACAGCGCCTGTGGGTGCTGAGTTTCCCCTCCCCACAGACCACCGCCCGGTACTGAGGGCCATGccatgcatgcacagtcacgtgtgCACACGCCATGTgggcacgcgcacacacacccatacacgtGCCCACACACATGTtcccacacatatatatgtgcacgTACGCACACGTGCATGTGCTCAGAAACACCCACACGCGCTCACATATGTGCACATGCACACGCTCTTGCACACATGCAGacacgtgcatgcacactcacaggtgcacacatgcacacatacatgcagacatgtgtatacatgtgccATCACACACAGGTGCCCACATGCATGTACACGTGTGCATACGCTCTCACGCGTGCACGTGCTCTTGGACACATGCAGACATCTGTGCGTGCACATGCTCTTGGTACACATGTGCACActcgcacgcatgcacacatgcatgcacacacatacatgcaggtATGTACATGCATGTGCTCTCACACATCCACaggtgcacacatgcatgcacatgctttcacacacatgcacacacatatcacTTTCCCTGAGCGAGGAGCCGGGGAGTCACCACAGCCACGTGGCAGGGACATGGACGGGATGGACCGCTGAGGCATAACCCGGTTCTGCTGGGCCTGCATTCAGGGATGATGTCCCTGTCACCTCGACCACAGAGCCGAGAGCCAAGGTGGCCGCAGGTTCCAGAAGGTCCCCTCAGCGTCCTCACCCACAGAACGGGCACTGGGGTTCAGGGAGCACTGCTGGCGGCACGCCCCAAGCTTCCTGGGGTCAGGGCTCCactgccctgcccctccctcacGCCCCATGCCCCTGTCCCACCCTGGGCGGAGCCTGGGGGCCAGGCCAGGGGGAGGCATGAAGGGACCTTGCCCCGCAGGCCTGCTCACCAGTCACCGGCTGCCCGTCTTCTGCCAGCTGATCCTGAAAATCGGGAACTTCCTCAACTACGTGAGTGGACGGCACCCAGCCCACCCCTGCTCCCagacccccgacccccacccctccaccagcccaagggactccctccctgccctcccctcacaGGGCAGCCACACTGGGGATGCTGATGGCTTCAAGATAAGCACGCTGCTGAAGCTCACGGAGACCAAGTCCCAGCAGAGCCGGGTCACACTGCTGCACCACGTGCTGGAGGTACcagtggcgggggcggggtgccTCCTGAGTGCAGCACACAGGTCCAGAGGCCCCGGGGGCCCCACCCAGCCCCCCAGGTCTCCCCTTTGCAGCACTGTCCCGCCCTGCAGCCCGCACCCACTCTGACCAGCCCCCGTCCCGCCCCAACCCTGGGACAGCAAAACCGTGAGAATTGCAGTCAGGcccaagggaagccctggaggctCAAGGTGCCAGGGGTTTCCCCGAGGGACGTGGACCAGAGCTGCCGAGGGTGGGGCCTGCATGGCGGCCTTGGGTGTGTCGCCTCAGTGGGCCTCACTGGACACGTCGTGCTGCAGGAAGTGGAGGAGAGCCACCCCGACCTCCTGCAGCTACCCCAGGACCTGGAGCTGCCCGCCCGAGCTGCAGGGTAggtgcctcccctcccctgcccactccCTGGCCGGTGCAGCTGGGCTCAACTGGGCTGCTCCCGTGCTGGGGCCCCACCCTGGGCCCCAGATCTGCTGCCTGACAGTCTCCCCTTTGGCACAGGGCCTTGTGTCCACTGTGGCCTGTCCCTGCACAGCCTAGAGGGACCGGGAGTGACCCAGCCACGGTCACACCAGGGGCTGGTCCGGCACGGCCCCCTCACGAGGCTGACTTTCATGACATGTCCATGCTGCCCCCACTGTACAGTCAGGGGAGCTGAGGCCCCAGGAAGTAGGATCAGGTCTGTGGGATCACATAGCCCAGGGGCGGCTCTGAGGGCAGGGTCCACACTCAGCACTGGCTGGCCCGGCTCCATGCCACCATGGAAGGTTCTCCGGTCCTGGGGAGGCTGAGCcttgcagagagtcaggcaaGGAGGGCAGGCTGAGCCGTCGGGGTCACTGTCCTGACACCGCCAGCCCAGCACCTTCTCAGGTGGGCGTTTGACCCCACACTGCTCAGCCCACCCTAGAGCTCTGACATGCCTCTGGCAGCCAGTGTGCTGTCGGGGGCCACTGTCCCTGAGGGTGTGCTGTTCGGGGGCCCCGCTGTCCTAGCAAGGCTGGACAGCAGCTTTTGACTGGCGCCTTCAGGATCAACCTGGATGCCATCCACTCGGAGTCCAGCACTAACCTGAAGaagctcctggagatggagcGGAAAGTGTCCTCCTCCGTCCCGGAGGTGCAGGAGCAGTACTCGCACCGCCTCCAGGCAAGTGCTCCAGCCTTTCCAGGGCTGGAGTGTCTGCCGGGCCTGGGGTCTACCGTAAAGTGGGAGCGCGAGCAGGGCGGGTGAGCCTGGGGAGGAGAGAGCTAGAGCGAGGGCCCCTGCAGGAGAACAGCCCCTGCTCCTGGCCCCCAGGCGGTTTCCGCAGCTGAGGGGTCTCGCCTGACGTTGGGCTGAAGGGCTCAGCCCCCTGGCCCTCAGAGCCCTGGCGACCGCTGCCTGCAGAGCCTAAGCTAGTGGCCGTCCTGCTGTGGCCGCACCTAGCGCTCCAGAGGCTCCAGAGCAGGCATCTCCTGTGACAGTGGGTGGGACCCTGGCCCCGCCCTAGCCCCGCCCcggccaggccccgcccccggcccaccCCTGACCCTTCGCAGGCCCTGACCCCTCCCACCGcaggcccctgcccctcccaccacagccccggccccgcccccttgCCCCCCAGGCCGTGACCCCCCCTCCCCACGTCTCCCCTCTACACAGGCCAGCATCACAGACTCGCAGGCTCTGGAGGAGGTGTTCCAGGCCATCGAGCAGAAGCAGCTGGAGCTGGCTAGTTACCTGTGTGAGGACACCCAGCAGCTATCCCTGGAGGACACGCTCAGCACCATGAAGACCTTCCGGGATCTCTTCCTCCGTGCCCTGAAGGTGGGTGGGAGGATGTGTGGTGGGCTTGCAGTCCCCGCTGTCCCCGAGCAGGGCAGGTGGAATGGGGTGCCGGAGGCCTGGGGTCACGGGCTGCGTCCGTCCCGCAGGAGAACAAGGATCGGAAGGAGCAGGCAGCCAAGGCTGAGAGGAGGAAGCAGCAGCTGGCAGAGGAGGAGGCCCGCAGGCCGCGGGGCGAGGGTGGCAAGGCCGGTGAGCTGGGCAGCGGGCGGCTGGGGACCACCCAGTCTGGGCTGTGGCCTTTCCTCCCTCCTCGAGAGTTGAGGGGCTCTGGGGACGCTGGGCAGTGTCCCTGATGGTCTCTGGGCTCCTCAGCCAGGAGGGGAGGCGGGAAGCAAGAAGAGGTGTGTGTCATCGACGCCCTGCTGGCTGACATCAGGAAGGGCTTCCAGCTGCGTAAGACGGCCCGCGGCCGAGGGGACGCAGAGGCGGCCAGCAGGGCAGCCGCCACCGACCCCCCGAGGAACAAGGCACCTGGTGAgaccctccaccccctccctcacccttcccttcccaccaTCCCTGCAGCCTAGTgcctcccttcctccaggaagccctccttgcAGCCTAGTgcctcccttcctccaggaagccctccttgatTGCACAGGAGAGCCTGCCCCTCTTCCCTGTTGCCCTGAGATAAGGGACACCTCAGTCCCATGATCCTTGCACACATCTCTGCTGCAGCAGAGGGTTCCCTGGTTGCTGTGACAGCCATTCATCCGGCCCCCAGGCAGGCAGGAGAGCTGGGCCAATGAGCTCGTTGACATATGCCCTGGGGCTCAGAGGAGCTCTGAGGTGGCTGGGGGAGGCGGGACGAGGCCTTGGGGTGGGACCCTCCACTCCTGGGCAGGTTGCCTTGGGGGTTCAGGGGGAAGGGGTGACATATGTGATCGCCATGGGCCCAGTGTGCCTTGATCCCCCACGCTGGGTACAGACTGTGGAATCCAGGGCTCAGGCCTGCCCCGTGGGAAcccactcaaccaccagggaaggcttcccagggAGGGGGCTTCACAGGACAGGCAGTATTGACTTGGGACATCCTGAGCAGGGCCCTGGGGGTTGGGTTCACTCAGGGGGTGGGGCCTGTGCCCTCCACTGACCAGTAGTTCATCCACAGCCGCCACCAGGGACCCCGTGGGAGGTGCCAGCCCCCCCACCTCTGAGCCTGGTCTGGATGCTGCAGCCGCCAGGGAGCCCCAGGGCTGGGACCTCGCGGATGCCGTTCCCACCAGCCGCCAGCCCACTGGAGACTCATCAGAGACGGGTGGCCCTGGGGCCCTGGAGAGGCGTTCTTCCTGGTACACAGATGCCAGCGATTTCCTGCCCACGGAGGACCCCCAGGGCCCCCAACCCCTTGCAGGGGCTTGGCCAGTGGTACTGGGAGACGCTCAAGCCCTGAAGCCCCTCGACTTCAGTGACCAGCCCCCCAAAGCCATGGATCTGAGCCCAGACGCTGAGGAGCCCCCGGCCACACTGGGTGCCCGCCAGGCTGAGGCCAGCAGTGCAGATGAGGGCCTGGAGGACGCAGCTGCCCACTGCCACCGCGCCGGCCTCCCCGCTGCAGGCCCTGATGAGGATGGGGACGGGGAGCTCACAGCCCCAGACTCTGCGCTGGACACCTCCCTGGACAGGTCCTTCTCCGAGGATGCCGTGACTGACTCGTCGGGGTCCAGCACCCTCCCCAGGGCTCAGGGCCGGACGTCAAAGGGCACAGGCAAACGGAGGAAGAAGCGCTCCTCCAGGAACCAGGAAGGTAACTCAGGtcctgtccctccccaccctgcgGAGCAGGGATGCCGGGAGGGCGAGTCAACGGGGCTgtgtccctccccacccttcGGAGCAGGGGGGCTGGGGGCATCGACACATGGTCCGAGCTCATCCATCCCACGCCGGGGCCTGGACCTCCCCTGAGGCCAGCCGCTGCCCCCGAGAGTGGGCGATTCCCCGCCCCTCCGGACCTGCCGCAGAGGAGACAGCAGTGTCTCTGCACTGGGAGGGCCCCGCCCGGCGGCTGCGCCCCTAACCCACACTATCTCTGCCTGGTGATGCCAGCCCCAGCCGGGCACGGCGGGGGGCCTGGGGCGCGGCTGCACTTCGACTCAGCATCCATGTGGCCCCAGCCCCGACTCTTAAGTCCAGGGTCGCTCGTGAGGGACGAGCTGTTGAACGTGTCTCTTTTATTTGGAAGCAGAGGTTGCCCCCGACCCTGAcgataataaaacaaaaaggctcTGTGTGATCCAGTGAGGTAGGTACCCGCCTGGCGCTCAGCACTAACTGGCGGCAGGGCCAGGCCTGCGCCAGCTCTCCTCAACACTAATCActtcccccagccctccccgGGACCCTCCTGGCATCCggcttcccctcctgccctctcgGAGCCTTGCTTAGCTGCCTTTTCGTCTCTTCCTGGGGCAGATGGGGCCTCCGCTGCCTGCAGACGGGTGAACGGGGCTCCAGGGCCCTGAGGGTGGGAGCGAGGCCCTCCTGCCTGAGCGGCTGGCTCACTCCCGCCCCCAGGGCCTCCCCTTTCTCCGGGTCTCTCCTCAGGGCACCCTCCTCTGGCCCTGGTGCAAGCCACACGCATCCCCAGGGAGCCAGAGAGGGATAGGCAGGCTGCCCGCCCCTGCAGAGGTGCTCAGGTCTCTTTTCTAGGGGGGAGGAGACCTAGGGACGGGTCTGTAGGTGACTCCCTGGTGATGGGCTCCGGGCCTCCCAGGACCCCTGAAAGTGGGCGGGCCAGTTGGGGTCTTTGACAAGGCTCACAGGTGTGACCAGAGCAACAGGCCTGGGTCCTCGCCGAACACCGGCCTGGGCTGTGGACCATGATCGGATGTGGGGACTGGGAGCCCTGCTGGGTCCGGAGCTGCATGAGGGCAGCCCTGGTTCTCCACGCACCTCCTGCCCGCTGGACTTGAGGCGAGGTCCAGCAGGTGctggaggctggggcaggggtgtgGTCCGGGGCAGCTCTGGCCGCCAGGCACAGCCTTTCCCTCTGCTCCAGGGGTCGCCCCTGGGGGGTTGCCAGCTGGGCTCTCTGCTCTGACACACCTGCCTTCACTTTACAGGAGCCCTGCACAGCCCTTGGGGCCAGGATCTGGCCTTGCAGCCCCAGCTGCTGGCCCTGGGTGTGGGGGACCTTGGGGGGTGCCTCTGTGGGTTTGGGGACCGCAGCCACATGTGACCGCTGTCTGGTGAAGATCACTGAGCCTAGTGTGGGGTCTGAGCTCCCTCGAGCTCCCCCCGCCAGCCCCTCGTCCCCGGgttaggagggagggagggccgCTCCTCTTTGTCTCCCCGctttttgtttggaaaaaaacTTCAAGTTGAAGGAAATTTTGTAAGGAGGTCCCAGTGAACACCATCTACTCTTCACcttgaaatttcaaaaacatgCAAAATATAGGAAAACCACTAACATCTGCTTCCTTCTCcacccacaccccctccccacgCACTTCACAGACCAGTTTGAGTCGTCAGGACACGCCACCCCTGGGCTCGTCCCTGGTCCCCAGGTCAGGGCCGTTCCCCGCCACATACCTGGATGGCGAGCCAGCCTCCCCTGCAACCTCAGGGCGGCCCCGCGTCTCCATCTGCCCGTTGTGGCCGTTGCTTTGCTTTTCTGGACCGAGGTCCTACTGGGACCGCACACCCAGTCACCCCCGTCTTGTGTCACGCTGAAGACACAAGTCACTTTGGGGGCATCCTGTTCTTCCCCCGCCGGGTCCAGATTGCGTTGGGGGCAGGACCCACACCCAGTGACAGAAGTCCTCCCCAGAGCACCGCAGGAGAGGCTCACGGGCCCGTCTGCCCCGTGCTCAGCGGCACGGACACCAGTTGAGAGGTCAGCTGGCGGTTTCGGTGGACCCTCTGCTGCCCGAGTGTGGCTTTCACTCTGGGATGAGTGAGCAGCCAGTGGGCGAGGCCAGGGGTGGCTCTCAGTCTGCACTTTGGTTTCTGTCCTGTCCTTCCTCCCACGAGCTTCCCTGCTGCCCTCACCCTGGTGGGCAGTGTCGGGGGCGGGTGGTCTGTGCCCACGGTGCAGTGCTCCCATGCCCACGGGATGAGTGGCCTTAGGCCGCCTCCTCGGGTCCTTTCTTAAGGACAGCCGCACCCCCTCCATCTGCCCACCCCCGCCGGCTGGGCCCTGCCTGCCGGCTCCTCATGGGGCAGGGCCCCAGCGGGAGTGACCGACCATCTGCTTCTGCCCCGGTTGTTCTCGTCTGTCTCTTCTGAGCACTGATGCCCACCCCCCACGAGCTGCCTGGGTCCGTGGGGGCCAGGAGAGCAGGGCCTTTGGGGGAAACAGCCAGGCAAGGGTCCCTGGACTCGAGAGCGTGGAGGGCGCTGGGTGCACACAGGAGCAGGAATTGGGGGCCGGGGGTGCTGGTGCCCTGAGGATGGAGCAGAAAGAGTGCAGGAGGCCCCCACTGAGGGGCTGGTGGGGAAGTGGCCGAGTGAGCCCCAGGGAGAGCCGGCGATAGTGAGCCGGAGAGTGTGGCCGGGGTGGGACTCGGAAACAGGACACCACGGAGACCACGCCCGTCCGTCCGTCTCAGGCGAGAAGCATGCCTGGCGACCCCGGGCCCGATGGGTGGACGGGAGCCAGCCTGCTGGGGGTCAGCTGGCACCTGCCACCTGAGGGCGCCTCGCTGCTCCAGAGAAAGGGCCTCTGGGGTGGGCACCGTGCCGCGGCCCCCAGCCAGGCCGCTCTGACCAcgttctctcctctccccacaggcCTCAGGCCCAGGTCCAGAGCCAAGTGAGGAGCCACGGCAGGGCTGCCGGGCGAGCTGCTGGGCGGGGCCCCGGGCCAGGCTGGGCCAGCCCCCGGGAAGCCCAGAGTCCGTGCCTTACCTGGCCTCACCGCGGCCTCTCGGAGCCTCGGGCTGTTGAGGCCAGGACCCCCTGGCGCCCCCCTGGCCTGCCTGCACGCTCCTGCCCTCGTGGTCTGCTTTCTAAATGCCGCAGCCTAGCCCTGACCCACACCGCATGCACCACGGCCCCCACCCGGCCACCTGGAGGGGGCGGGTCCAGTGGCTGCGTCCGGGGCGCCCTGAGCTTGTGACCTGGCTCCCAGATTCCCCTGGGGACAGGCCCTCACAGACCTCCCCACCGAAGCGGCGGAGCCAGGGAGGACCGGAGCCCCCGCTCCACAGCTCTGCCCCCAACTCACTCAGTTGGGCTGAAGCAGTCATTTTTAACTGAAATGGGATGATTTGTGGGTTTCTACTGTT is a window of Bos indicus isolate NIAB-ARS_2022 breed Sahiwal x Tharparkar chromosome 21, NIAB-ARS_B.indTharparkar_mat_pri_1.0, whole genome shotgun sequence DNA encoding:
- the INF2 gene encoding inverted formin-2 isoform X1; translation: MRSQGSAGGGPRQGPAWVGRGSRKVLRVWLSKMSVKEGAQRKWAALKEKLGPQDSDPTEANLESAEPELCIRLLQVPSVVNYSGLRKRLEGSDGGWMVQFLEQSGLDLLLEALARLSGRGVARIADALLQLTCVSCVRAVMNSQEGIQYILSNQAYVRQLSLALDTSNMMVKKQVFELLAALCIYSPEGHALTLDALDHYKTVCGQQYRFSVIMSELSDSDNVPYVATLLSVVNAIILGPEDVRARAQLRSEFIGLQLLDVLTRLRDLEDGDLLIQLEAFREARAEDEEELLRAFGGIDINSHQEVFSALFHKVSCSPASAHLLSVLQGLLHLEPSLRSSQLLWEALESLVNRAVLLATDGQECTLEEMVERLLSIKGRPHPRSLDKAHKSTQADFGQSQRGSSPQNSGTPTADLGGQQPAAALGSPPVASVQGERGPAPQPTAPEPLERPPPPPAPPLPGPTTAPRPPPPPPPPPPPPPPPPPPLPGMRAAFPSPPPPPPPPLPNSARTIPPPPPLPGLGGPPPPPPPPPPPLPGLGGPPPPPPLPGVSGPPTAGSVEEIIVAQVDGGLGSAWVPRHRRVNPPTLRMKKLNWQKLPSSVAREGSSMWATLSSPDTEVVEPDFSSIERLFSFPTAKPKEQAVAPARKEPKEITFLDSKKSLNLNIFLKQFKCSNEEVTAMIRAGDSTKFDVEVLKQLLKLLPEKHEIENLRSFTEDQARLASADQFYLLLLNIPCYQLRIECMLLCEGTAVVLDMVRPKAQLLLAACESLLTSHRLPVFCQLILKIGNFLNYGSHTGDADGFKISTLLKLTETKSQQSRVTLLHHVLEEVEESHPDLLQLPQDLELPARAAGINLDAIHSESSTNLKKLLEMERKVSSSVPEVQEQYSHRLQASITDSQALEEVFQAIEQKQLELASYLCEDTQQLSLEDTLSTMKTFRDLFLRALKENKDRKEQAAKAERRKQQLAEEEARRPRGEGGKAARRGGGKQEEVCVIDALLADIRKGFQLRKTARGRGDAEAASRAAATDPPRNKAPAATRDPVGGASPPTSEPGLDAAAAREPQGWDLADAVPTSRQPTGDSSETGGPGALERRSSWYTDASDFLPTEDPQGPQPLAGAWPVVLGDAQALKPLDFSDQPPKAMDLSPDAEEPPATLGARQAEASSADEGLEDAAAHCHRAGLPAAGPDEDGDGELTAPDSALDTSLDRSFSEDAVTDSSGSSTLPRAQGRTSKGTGKRRKKRSSRNQEGNSEVAPDPDDNKTKRLCVIQ
- the INF2 gene encoding inverted formin-2 isoform X5, translated to MSVKEGAQRKWAALKEKLGPQDSDPTEANLESAEPELCIRLLQVPSVVNYSGLRKRLEGSDGGWMVQFLEQSGLDLLLEALARLSGRGVARIADALLQLTCVSCVRAVMNSQEGIQYILSNQAYVRQLSLALDTSNMMVKKQVFELLAALCIYSPEGHALTLDALDHYKTVCGQQYRFSVIMSELSDSDNVPYVATLLSVVNAIILGPEDVRARAQLRSEFIGLQLLDVLTRLRDLEDGDLLIQLEAFREARAEDEEELLRAFGGIDINSHQEVFSALFHKVSCSPASAHLLSVLQGLLHLEPSLRSSQLLWEALESLVNRAVLLATDGQECTLEEMVERLLSIKGRPHPRSLDKAHKSTQADFGQSQRGSSPQNSGTPTADLGGQQPAAALGSPPVASVQGERGPAPQPTAPEPLERPPPPPAPPLPGPTTAPRPPPPPPPPPPPPPPPPPPLPGMRAAFPSPPPPPPPPLPNSARTIPPPPPLPGLGGPPPPPPPPPPPLPGLGGPPPPPPLPGVSGPPTAGSVEEIIVAQVDGGLGSAWVPRHRRVNPPTLRMKKLNWQKLPSSVAREGSSMWATLSSPDTEVVEPDFSSIERLFSFPTAKPKEQAVAPARKEPKEITFLDSKKSLNLNIFLKQFKCSNEEVTAMIRAGDSTKFDVEVLKQLLKLLPEKHEIENLRSFTEDQARLASADQFYLLLLNIPCYQLRIECMLLCEGTAVVLDMVRPKAQLLLAACESLLTSHRLPVFCQLILKIGNFLNYGSHTGDADGFKISTLLKLTETKSQQSRVTLLHHVLEEVEESHPDLLQLPQDLELPARAAGINLDAIHSESSTNLKKLLEMERKVSSSVPEVQEQYSHRLQASITDSQALEEVFQAIEQKQLELASYLCEDTQQLSLEDTLSTMKTFRDLFLRALKENKDRKEQAAKAERRKQQLAEEEARRPRGEGGKAARRGGGKQEEVCVIDALLADIRKGFQLRKTARGRGDAEAASRAAATDPPRNKAPAATRDPVGGASPPTSEPGLDAAAAREPQGWDLADAVPTSRQPTGDSSETGGPGALERRSSWYTDASDFLPTEDPQGPQPLAGAWPVVLGDAQALKPLDFSDQPPKAMDLSPDAEEPPATLGARQAEASSADEGLEDAAAHCHRAGLPAAGPDEDGDGELTAPDSALDTSLDRSFSEDAVTDSSGSSTLPRAQGRTSKGTGKRRKKRSSRNQEGNSEVAPDPDDNKTKRLCVIQ